Proteins encoded within one genomic window of Brenneria nigrifluens DSM 30175 = ATCC 13028:
- a CDS encoding YgjV family protein, whose translation MAYYWFAQSVGVLAFLVGITLFFNRDERKFKLQLSVYTLVIGCHFFMMGANAAGSSAMLNSARTLISIKTHNIAVMFVFIALTLALGLPGIRHMVELLPIVGTVASTWALFRTSGLTTRSVMWCSTACWVTHNIWLGSIGGSLIEGSFLLMNGFNIIRFRRMQKRGIDPFKVEKKKAGKA comes from the coding sequence ATGGCGTATTACTGGTTTGCCCAGTCGGTGGGGGTATTGGCTTTTCTGGTCGGTATTACTCTGTTTTTTAATCGCGACGAGCGTAAATTTAAGCTACAGCTCTCGGTTTACACCCTGGTTATCGGCTGTCACTTTTTTATGATGGGCGCGAATGCGGCGGGGAGCAGTGCGATGCTGAATTCCGCCCGTACGCTGATATCGATTAAAACGCATAATATCGCCGTGATGTTCGTGTTTATTGCTTTGACGCTGGCGCTCGGCCTGCCCGGTATACGGCATATGGTGGAACTGCTGCCGATAGTGGGAACGGTCGCCAGCACCTGGGCGCTGTTTCGGACGTCCGGTTTAACCACACGCAGTGTAATGTGGTGCTCTACCGCCTGCTGGGTAACGCATAATATCTGGCTGGGGTCGATTGGCGGCTCGCTGATTGAAGGCAGTTTCCTGCTGATGAATGGTTTTAACATCATCCGTTTCCGGCGGATGCAGAAACGCGGGATCGATCCGTTTAAGGTGGAGAAGAAAAAGGCGGGCAAGGCATAA
- a CDS encoding UxaA family hydrolase, giving the protein MPKSELAQKKAHWTDFDAGRLIHGMTMDELLARFVDLIVEIADGKAAKNEINDFRELAIFKSGVTL; this is encoded by the coding sequence GTGCCCAAAAGCGAACTGGCGCAAAAAAAGGCGCATTGGACCGATTTTGACGCCGGCCGTTTGATTCACGGCATGACGATGGATGAACTGCTGGCGCGGTTTGTCGATTTGATCGTCGAGATTGCCGATGGTAAAGCGGCTAAAAATGAAATTAATGACTTCCGTGAATTGGCAATATTTAAAAGTGGCGTAACATTGTAA